ATCGGCATTGCGGTCATCTGGCGCGTGACCGATACCGCAAAGGCCGTATTCAATGTGGACAACTACAAGGAGTACCTCTCCCTGCAGTGCGACAGCGCTCTGCGCAATGTGGTGCGCATTTACCCCTATGATGTGGCTCCCAATGTGGATACCACCGGCGACGGCGTAGCCGATGAGGGCAGTCTGCGCGGCTCCTCGGAGGTGGTAGCCGCCCGCATCCGGGACGAGATCCAGAAGAATGTAGCCGAGGCCGGCATCGAGGTAGTGGAAGCCCGCATCACCTATCTGGCCTATGCGCCGGAGATTGCGGCCGTGATGCTGCAGCGCCAGCAGGCAAGCGCCATCATCGATGCCCGCAAGATGATCGTGGACGGTGCTGTGGGCATGGTGGAAATGGCCCTTGAACGCCTGAATGAGAACAAGGTAGTGGAGCTGGACGACGAGCGCAAGGCGGCAATGGTCTCCAACCTGCTGGTGGTGCTGTGCGGCAACCGTGATGCCCAGCCCATCGTGAACAGCGGCAGCCTGTACTGATGGCAGAACCAAAAAAGCAGGTGCCCCTGCGCCTGAACGCGAAGCTCTACGATGCCCTTGCCGCCTGGGCCGAAGATGACTTCCGCTCGGTGAACGGGCAGATCGAATATCTGCTGACGGAGTGCGTGCGGCAGCGCAAAAAGAACGGCAAGTATGTCTCGGACCAGATCGATGTGCCGCCTGAACTGGATGTCAAATAAAATACCAATTGGCCCCGGCTGTGCGGATGAACTCTGCATGGCCGGGGTTTGTGTTTATCTGTGGCTCCCTAAAGGCTGAAAATGCGAAATTTCCTGCCGGAAAATAACGAAAATACATTGACAGTTGCACACCTGTGACGATATAATAAGCCAAGGAATATCTTTCTGTGGCAATGGAAAGACCTTCCCGCAGAAAACTATATTCCGAAGAAAAGAGGGAAGCTTACCCGCTTGAACAGACAAAAACAATATCGTGGTGCCACTGTTGCGCTGGCTGTGCTGGTGCTGGCAGCTGTACTGTTTTTTGTGGGCGGAAGCTGGCTGGAAAAGCGCAGCCAAAAGCCGGAGACCCGGACGGAGCTGCCGCAGGAGACCGCTGAGACCATGGAAGTGGACGGCGTGACCTACCGCAGGCGCACAGATCTGACCACCATCCTTGTTATGGGCATCGACCATGACAGCGAGGTGGAAGCAGAAGGCTCTTATCAGGGCGGTCAGGCGGATTTTCAGCGGCTCATTGTGATAGACAGCAAAGACAAGACGGTCCGTCAGCTCAAGATCGACCGCGACACCATGGCAGAGGTGACGGTGCTGGGTATGCTGGGCAATCCGGTGGGCACCACTCAGATGCAGATCAGCCTTGCCCATGGCTTTGGCGATGGCAAGGAGGAAAGCTGCGGCTATGCCCGTGATGCGGTGTCCCGCCTGCTGCAGGGAGAAAACATTGATTTCTATCTGGCTATGAGTCTGGACGGCATCTCGGTGCTGAACGACCTTGCAGGCGGTGTGACCGTGACGCTGGAGGATGATTTCTCCGCAGCAGACCCGGCCATGACCAAGGGAGCTACCCTGACGCTGCAGGGCGATCAGGCTGAGATTTTTGTGCGCAGGCGCATGGATATTGGCGAAGGCACCAACGAAGCCCGCATGGTGCGGCAGGAGGAGTATCTTGCACAGCTTTCCGCACAGCTGGAAAGCAGGGTACAGCAGGATCAGCAGTTCACCGCACAGGTGTACGATGCGCTGCAGCCTTATCTGGTCACCGACCTTGCAAAGGGTCAGCTGGTCAATGAGGTGTGGGCCGCAAAGGACGATACTGTGGAACCTGCCATTGCACTGGAGGGCGAGCATAAGGTGGCAGAGGACGGATTCACCGAGTTCTATCCGACCGAAGCTTCCATCCAGAAAGCGGTTCTGACGCTGTTCTGGGAGCCTGTTGAAGAATGATGTAAATGTTGAAAAGCATTTGCGATAGAAAGCAGCATCTTGGGGAGTGCGGCTTGAAGTGAAAGGAGATCTTCATTATGAAGAAAGTTATCAGCGCTGTTCTGACCGCTGCTATGGTCGTGGGCATGGGTGTGTCTGTTCTGGCAGCAACGCCCAGCAAGACTGTGGCAGATGAGGTCAAGGCCAGCGGTTCTGCTACCGTCACCGGTGTTCTGGGCATTGTCAGCGATGTGAAGGTCACTGCCAAGGAGGATACCGCTCAGGTCAAGGAAGTCCTGCAGGACATCACTTCTGATGCAGACCTGCAGAAGGCTGCGGGCGCTTCGAAAGAAAAGAAGACGACTATAGATGTTACTGTAACGCAGGCCTTTGAGATGCAGACCTCTAACCTGCTCGACGCTGCAAATGTTAAGCTGACCATTGAGTCCAAGGTCATTGAGGCTGCTTACGAGGATAACGAGCAAGTTACCGTTCTGGTGGCTGTGCCCAAGACGAAGGCAGACGGCACTGTGACCTATACCTACTATACTGTGCCCGGTAAGGTCGTGGATGGCAAGATCGTGGTGAACCTGAAGGGCCGTCAGGTCAAGCTCTATGGCTCCAACTTCGTTCTGGTGGCCGTGAAGACCATTGAGGGCTAAGAACTAGAAATGTTCTGCGGTGTTCCCTGATGAAAAAGGGAACGCCGCATTTTTGGCGTATAGGATTCAGAAAAATAGAGGAAAGGGCACAACGCCCGGGCCGCATGGGCGGCAGTATTATAAGGTTATAAGGAGTGAAATCGTGCAGCAAGATACTTTTGTGAAGGAGCGCACAGCTTTAGCGGCACAGCCGGAACAGGACGAAGATACCATTGATCTGCTGGAGCTGGCATTGGGCCTGCTGGCCCATTGGACGCTCATTGCAGCCACGGCTGTGGTGGGTGCCGTGCTGATGGCGCTTTATACGTTTTTTCTGGTAACGCCGATGTACAAGGCAACGGCCACCATTTATGTGGTCAGCCGCAATGATTCGGTGCTGAACTTCTCCGATCTACAGGTCGGCAGCGAGCTGACCAGCGATTACATCAAGGTCTTTGAAATGTGGGAAGTCCACGAAAAGGTCATCAGCAACCTGGATCTGGATTACACCTACACCGATATGGCCAGTATGCTGTCTGTCACCAACACCAGCGACACCCGTATGCTGGATATCACGGTCACGAACCCGGATCCGGAAGAAGCAGCAGCGATCGCAAACGAGTATGCGGATGTGGGCGCAAAGTACATCTCGGAAAAGATGAAGACAGACGAGCCCACCCTGATGTCTTCTGCGCGTGTGCCGGAGAACCCGTTCAGCCCCAACAAGGCCAAGAACATCCTGCTGGGCTTTGTAGTGGGCTTTGTGCTGGCCTGTGCCGTGGTGGTGCTGCGGACCATGCTGGACGATACCTACAAGTCTGCCGATGATATCCGCAAGTATACCGGCATGGTGGTGCTGGCATCGATCCCGCTGGCCGATGCTGGCGAACAGCCGAAAGAGAAAAGCGAGTTCAAGCGCCGCACCAAGCGGTTTGCCAATGATGTCCGCCGCCGTGTGGGTGGCAGCTCTGGGAGGAAAGCATGAAACAGCTGAAGATCACAAAATTTCCGGCTCTGGATTATGCGGGAAATGAAGCCTTTAATACCCTGAGCACCAACCTCTCCTTTGCAGGTGCGAGTGTCAAAAAGATCATGATCACCAGCTGCCATGCTGCAGAGGGCAAGAGCTATCTGTCCATGAACCTGATGCGCACGCTGGCACAGCGCGGCATCAAGGTGGCGCTGGTGGACACAGACCTGCGCCGCAGCATGGTCAACAGTGACTACGGCCTGAAATATGAGGATGGCCGCAGCGACGGTAAGGGCCTCTCCCATTTTCTGGCCGGTATGGTGGGCATGGATGAGGTGATCTATCAGACCGATATCCCTAATGCCATCATGGTGCCGGTGGGCCGCGATGTGCCCAACCCGCTGGCGCTGCTGACCAACAGCCATTTTGCCGAACTGCTGGATATGCTGGCCAGAATGGCAGATTACGTCATTGTGGACGCACCCCCGGTGGGCGTGGTCATCGATGCGGCGGAGATCGCCAAGGCATGTGACGGCACCCTGATCGCAGTGAACTACAACGATGTGAGCCGTCAGGAGCTGCTGGACGTGAAGCAGCAGATCGAGCAGACCGGCTGCCCCATTCTGGGCACCGTGCTCAATCAGGTGGACTACGACAACTATATGGGCCGCAAGTACTACAAATCCTACTCAAAGTATGGAAAGTACGGTTATTACAGAAAGTATTATAAACGAAGCCACGAAGCGGAAAAGAAATGAGCGGCTTTACGGATTATCATGCGCACTTCGTCTACGGCGTGGACGATGGTGCGCAGACCAGAGAAGAAATGTATGCCATGCTGGATGCAGCGGCAGCAGACGGTGTGCGGCACCTGTTTGCTACCTCGCACAGTACGCCGGGCATGGAACGCTTCCCGCAGGAAATCTACGACCGGCATCTGGCGCTGGCCCGCGCATACTGCACACAAAAAGGCTACGACCTGAAGCTGGAGCACGGCTCTGAGTTGCTGTATACCCCTGCGACGGGATATGCGGCAGTCCAGCGCCAGCTGCTGACCTTGGGAGATACCGGCTGGGTGCTGCTGGAATTTGTGCCGAACATAACGGCAAAGGAGCTGGAAACGGCTCTGCAGGAGATCACGGGTGCGGGTTACCGCATTCTGGTGGCCCACATTGAGCGGTATCCCTGCCTTGCGCAGCACGGCCTGCTGGCCCGCCTGCACAAACAGTACCGGCTGCGCTGCCAGATCAACTGTTCGGCTGTGCTGGACAGCGGCTTCTGGCAGCGGATGCGGCTGGAGCACTGGGTCAAGGCGGGGCTGGTGGACGCGGTCTCTTCCGATGCACACAACTGCACCTCGCGCCCGACCCGGATGCGGCAGGCGTATGAGCGGCTCTGCACCCGTGTGGGACAAACGACAGCACAAAAACTGACCGGACTGGATGGCACAGAGTATCTTGTATAGTTGCTTTGACTGCCGGAAATGAAAATGGGAAAGACGCCACTTTCAGCCAGCTGCTTCGTGAGGAAACGGATGGGGAAGGAACGTCCTTTTGTAAAGAAGTGTGGAGCTTCTGGCTTTTTGTGCAAAAAAACTTGCGAATCAAAGGACAAAGTGTTAAACTGAAACAGGGAACATGTATGGTAAACTTGCGGGGGTGTACGAATGAAGATACTGGTCGTCGATGATGGACAGCTTGCAATCAACTCGCTGATCCGCATCCTGTGCCGCGTTGCACCCGACTGTGACTATATCAGCGCCATGACGACCGAGGATGCACTGAGCTGGATGCGTCAGGGGCCGATGGACGCGGCTTTCCTCAATCTGGAAATGCCCGGCATGAACGGGCTTGCTTTGACGCGCATGATCCAGAAGCTGCAGCCGCGCTGCAACATCATTGTGGTAACAGAGCACCCGGAGTATGCGCTGGAAGCGCTGCAGATCTTCGTGAGCGGCTTTTTACTCAAGCCTGCAAACGAGGCAGATGTGCGCAATGTGCTGGAGCATCTGCGCTACCCGCCGGAGAATGCCCCTGTCGGCATCAAGATCCAGTGCTTTGGCAATTTTGAGATCTTCGTGGGCGGGCGCGCTTTGGCCTTCAAGCGCAGCAAGAGCAAGGAGCTGCTGGCCTATCTGGTGGATCGCAATGGTGCCACCTGCACCAACGGCGAAATGCTGGCCGTGCTGTGGGAGGATAAGCCCGACACCGCATCGCTGCACAGCCATCTCCGCAATCTGATCTTTGACCTGAGCCATACGCTGGAGGATGCAGGTGTTACCGGCCTGCTCATCCGCGGCCGCAGCACACTGGCGCTGGACACCAGCAAGGTGGATTGTGATTATTACAATTTCCTGCGGGGCAGCCGCTCGGCCACCAATTCCTATCGCGGCGAGTATATGACCCAGTATTCTTGGGCAGAGGTGACCCGTTTAGCACTGCGCCAGCAGGCAAATGTGCAGAAAACAGCCTCGATCCCCAGTTACTATGTGCCGCCTACCGGCTTTTAAACCAGAAAAAACAAGAACACCTCAGAAAATCGCTCGATTTTCTGAGGTGTTTTTTCTTGACATGAAAATACCCCAAGAGTACTCAGAGTTTTGTTTTTACTCTGGCTACTCTAGGGGTAGCATATCAAAAGTAAAGGGGCTTTGTGTGCAATTATTTACTGCTGCGCAAAAATTTTGATCTCATCCTTATCCATAAAGGCGGCACCGGAAAAACCGGAAGCTTCCAGCTGGCCCAACTGTTTGCCCAGCTTCTTGGCCTGCTGCAGAACGGTGACATTGTAGCTGCTGCGCAGGTCTGCAGCCTTGGCAAGAACGGCGGTGAAATCGG
Above is a genomic segment from Faecalibacterium taiwanense containing:
- a CDS encoding SPFH domain-containing protein, which encodes MEEKILQTKKNGMVMLLLTLLGYAVTVLLFFYSIILLDESLFPGILLTILSIAYWVAGIFLLCGLKVLKPQEALVLTLFGDYIGTLKGQGFYWVNPFCTAVNPAAGTKLSQSGDVNSGETGMAALLKAGNSSPQTAESTSKKISLKMMTLNNSRQKINDCLGNPVEIGIAVIWRVTDTAKAVFNVDNYKEYLSLQCDSALRNVVRIYPYDVAPNVDTTGDGVADEGSLRGSSEVVAARIRDEIQKNVAEAGIEVVEARITYLAYAPEIAAVMLQRQQASAIIDARKMIVDGAVGMVEMALERLNENKVVELDDERKAAMVSNLLVVLCGNRDAQPIVNSGSLY
- a CDS encoding PTS ascorbate transporter subunit IIC, which gives rise to MAEPKKQVPLRLNAKLYDALAAWAEDDFRSVNGQIEYLLTECVRQRKKNGKYVSDQIDVPPELDVK
- a CDS encoding LCP family protein yields the protein MNRQKQYRGATVALAVLVLAAVLFFVGGSWLEKRSQKPETRTELPQETAETMEVDGVTYRRRTDLTTILVMGIDHDSEVEAEGSYQGGQADFQRLIVIDSKDKTVRQLKIDRDTMAEVTVLGMLGNPVGTTQMQISLAHGFGDGKEESCGYARDAVSRLLQGENIDFYLAMSLDGISVLNDLAGGVTVTLEDDFSAADPAMTKGATLTLQGDQAEIFVRRRMDIGEGTNEARMVRQEEYLAQLSAQLESRVQQDQQFTAQVYDALQPYLVTDLAKGQLVNEVWAAKDDTVEPAIALEGEHKVAEDGFTEFYPTEASIQKAVLTLFWEPVEE
- a CDS encoding Wzz/FepE/Etk N-terminal domain-containing protein, whose translation is MQQDTFVKERTALAAQPEQDEDTIDLLELALGLLAHWTLIAATAVVGAVLMALYTFFLVTPMYKATATIYVVSRNDSVLNFSDLQVGSELTSDYIKVFEMWEVHEKVISNLDLDYTYTDMASMLSVTNTSDTRMLDITVTNPDPEEAAAIANEYADVGAKYISEKMKTDEPTLMSSARVPENPFSPNKAKNILLGFVVGFVLACAVVVLRTMLDDTYKSADDIRKYTGMVVLASIPLADAGEQPKEKSEFKRRTKRFANDVRRRVGGSSGRKA
- a CDS encoding CpsD/CapB family tyrosine-protein kinase, producing the protein MKQLKITKFPALDYAGNEAFNTLSTNLSFAGASVKKIMITSCHAAEGKSYLSMNLMRTLAQRGIKVALVDTDLRRSMVNSDYGLKYEDGRSDGKGLSHFLAGMVGMDEVIYQTDIPNAIMVPVGRDVPNPLALLTNSHFAELLDMLARMADYVIVDAPPVGVVIDAAEIAKACDGTLIAVNYNDVSRQELLDVKQQIEQTGCPILGTVLNQVDYDNYMGRKYYKSYSKYGKYGYYRKYYKRSHEAEKK
- a CDS encoding CpsB/CapC family capsule biosynthesis tyrosine phosphatase, coding for MSGFTDYHAHFVYGVDDGAQTREEMYAMLDAAAADGVRHLFATSHSTPGMERFPQEIYDRHLALARAYCTQKGYDLKLEHGSELLYTPATGYAAVQRQLLTLGDTGWVLLEFVPNITAKELETALQEITGAGYRILVAHIERYPCLAQHGLLARLHKQYRLRCQINCSAVLDSGFWQRMRLEHWVKAGLVDAVSSDAHNCTSRPTRMRQAYERLCTRVGQTTAQKLTGLDGTEYLV
- a CDS encoding response regulator, yielding MKILVVDDGQLAINSLIRILCRVAPDCDYISAMTTEDALSWMRQGPMDAAFLNLEMPGMNGLALTRMIQKLQPRCNIIVVTEHPEYALEALQIFVSGFLLKPANEADVRNVLEHLRYPPENAPVGIKIQCFGNFEIFVGGRALAFKRSKSKELLAYLVDRNGATCTNGEMLAVLWEDKPDTASLHSHLRNLIFDLSHTLEDAGVTGLLIRGRSTLALDTSKVDCDYYNFLRGSRSATNSYRGEYMTQYSWAEVTRLALRQQANVQKTASIPSYYVPPTGF